From the genome of Pectobacterium atrosepticum:
CCTAATCACGACCTGTGCAATAGGCTCACCACTGTGTAGCGGCAGAACCCGCAGCTTGTCTTGTTCAAGTAAACCGTAGCTCGCGGGGTATCCCCCTTTCGGCAAACTCACTGAACCGGGATTAAAAAAATAATATTCACCGCGTTGCTCAGCAACCGGAATATGGGTGTGGCCATATACCAGCACATCCCCCGCGTGTAACGGCGGTAGATTATCTGGATGATAAAGATGACCGTGCGTCAGGAAAAGGCGATTCTGCGGCAATAGCACATGTTGCCACGGTGCCGTTATCGGAAAGCTCAAGAGCATCTGATCAACCTCGCTGTCGCAGTTCCCCCGCACGGCAATGATGCGTGACGCATAATCGTTCAATCGAGCAGCCACTTCCGCAGGCTGATACTTTTCCGGCAGCGGGTTGCGCGGGCCATGATTGAGAAAATCGCCCAGTAAAATAAGCCAGTCAGCATGACTCTGCTCAAAGATCGCCAGCACCCGCTCCGTCGCACTGAGAGAACCGTGTATATCGGACGCAAACATCAATTTCATCGCTTATCCTCGCAACGTTTATATCAACCATGTTGTATCCACAACACCCTCATCCGTCATCGCGAGTAGTCTATCAAAGTTGGCAGAGTGCTTCCGGTAAAGATCGTGCAACGACGTGCGGCATTGCTTATTTTTCACCCGTAGAAGTGGTAGGGTAAGAGCCCGTTCCCCAATACGCTATTCTGACAGCATATCGCTCTCTGAGGCGATCAACTGCCATACAGTTCCATGATGTTTTTCTGAATTAAAACGGAGACTTGATTCATGATTGACCTGTATTACGCACCAACCCCTAACGGGCACAAGATCACCCTATTTCTGGAAGAAGCTAATCTCCCCTACCAACTCCACCGCGTAAACATCAGTAAAGGCGAACAGTTCAAGTCGGAATTTTTGGCTATCTCGCCTAACAACAAAATTCCCGCGATTGTCGACACGCAGCCAGCGGAAGGGGACACACCGATTAGCCTGTTTGAATCTGGGGCGATCCTACTCTATCTGGCGGAAAAACATGGCGTGCTGCTGAGTTCGTCGCTACGTGAGCGTACAGCCACGCTACAGTGGCTGTTCTGGCAGGTCGCTGGTTTCGGACCGATGCTGGGGCAGAATCATCATTTTAACCACTATGCACCTCAGCCAGTGCCTTATGCCATTGAGCGCTATCAGCAGGAGACACAGCGTCTGTATCGCGTGCTGGATAAACATCTGCAAGACAGCCCTTGGCTAGCCGGTGAAAATTACAGTATTGCCGATATTGCGACCTACCCGTGGGTCGTGCCTTATGCCCGCCAGCGCGTCGACCTTGATGATTACCCGGCGGTAAAAGCGTGGTATACGCGCATTAGCGATCGCCCGGCAACGCAGAGGGCTTACCAGCTAGCCGAGCTGTAAAATTCTGGCGCATCTCATTCGGCCTTTGGGTATCTTCTGTTATGGTAATCAACATATTGTTGTTAATGATACTGTTACCAACAAGCAGCTTACCTGTTAACGATATCCATGACGCTGCGATTTATTCGCAGTAACAGAAGCAACCGAGGGCCGAGCAATGCCATATCATCATTCTGACGCCATTATTCGTATAAAGAATCTGCGGCTGCGCACCTTCATCGGTATCAAAGATGAGGAAATCACGAATAAGCAGGATGTGATCATCAACGTTGTGATTCACTACCCAGCAGAACAAGCGCGTAACAGCGAGAATATCGCTGATGCGTTGAACTACCGCACCATCACCAAAAATATCATTCGCCACGTGGAAGATAACCGCTTCGCTTTGCTGGAAAAATTAACGCAAGATGTGCTCAACATCGCCAGCGATCACGACTGGATAACCTATGCTGAAGTAGAAATAGATAAACCGTTTGCCCTGCGATACGCCGACTCGGTTTCTATGACCCTGCGTTATCACAAGGCATAAAGTTCATATACTCTAAATAATTCAAGTTTCAGGAAGGCGGCAAGGGAAGGAATCCCGATGAGCTTACTCAAGTAAGTGATTCGGGTGAGTGAACGTAGCCAACACACATGCAACTTGAAGTATGACGAGTATAAAGGGGAGAGCGATGCAACTACTTATAACAGGCGGAACTGGCCTTATTGGCCGCCATCTTATCCAACGATTACAGCTGCTTTCCCATCACATCACGGTACTGACACGCGATCCTGAGCGCGCACGAGGTGTTCTCGGCAATCAGGTGGAATATTGGTCAACGCTGAGTAATATCACCTCACTGAACGACTTTGATGGCGTCATCAATCTAGCGGGCGAACCTATCGCCGATAAACGGTGGACGCCACAACAAAAGCAGCGTCTGGCACAGAGCCGCTGGAGCATCACCGAGCAGCTTGCCACGCTGATTAAAGCCAGCAGCGAACCACCCGCCGTTTTCATCTCAGGATCTGCTGTCGGATACTATGGCGACCAAGGCGAAGCGCTGGTCACGGAAGGTGAATCCCCTGTCGATGAATTCACACACCACCTGTGCGCCCGCTGGGAAGCGCTGGCGCAGTCTGCCGAAAGCGATAAAACTCGGGTCTGCTTGCTGCGCACCGGTATTGTTCTTTCGGCACAGGGCGGTGCGCTGGCAAAAATGCTGCCGATTTTCCGCCTAGGTCTCGGCGGGCCGATGGGTTCCGGCAAGCAATATATGCCATGGATTCATATTGATGACATGGTTAACGGCATTATCTATCTGCTGGACCAGCCAATATTGCGCGGTCCCTTCAATATGGTTGCGCCCTATCCGGTTCACAATGAACAATTTTCCGCCATGCTGGCACACGTATTGGATCGCCCCGGCTTTCTACGAGCGCCCGCTTTCGCGATCAAACTACTGATGGGAGAAGCCTCGACGCTGGTGCTAGGTGGACAGCGCGCCATCCCACAGAGATTAGAGGCCGCAGGCTTTGGTTTCCGTTTCTTTGAACTGGAAGAAGCCCTGCAAGACGCCACCAAAAAACTGGGCTGACCCAGTGCTGAGAGCAGTGATAATGGATAGATCGTAAAGACGCTGCAAGTACGTCCCTTGTAAGCTCGAGCCGCGCCATCCTTGGCGCGGACGCTTTACTCTTCTATTCCATTATCACCGTTTTATTTGAGAGAAACGTCTGAGGCTGATAATCATCATCCCCAAAACCTACTTCAACGCGCCTGACAAAAATTGCTGCAAACGCGCACTTTTCGGGCTACCGAAAAGTTGATCCGGCGGCCCCTCCTCTTCGATCACACCCTGGTGTAGGAAAATAACGTGGCTGGAGACATGGCGGGCAAACTCCATCTCATGCGTTACCACCACCATCGTTTTCCCTTCCTCCGCAAGCTGCTGCATGATGCGCAACACCTCGCCGACCAGTTCGGGATCGAGCGCCGACGTCGGCTCATCAAATAGCAGTACTTCTGGCTCCATCGCTAACGCCCGTGCAATAGATACGCGCTGCTGCTGACCACCGGAAAGATCCGACGGGTACTTCTGTTGGGCAGAATCCGTAATCCCGACCTTGTTCAGATAAAATACCGCCCGCTCACGCGCTTCCGCTTTACTGAGCCCTAATACCTGAATCGGCGCTTCCATCACGTTCTCCAACGCGGTCATGAAGCTCCACAGGTTGAAGTGCTGAAATACCATCGTTAGACGCGTCCGCAGCATCTGAAGCTGCTTTTTATCAAACACCTTCAACTGTCCGTCAGTGTCGCGCACCATGCGGATTTCCTGATCGCTGACGTAAATCGCCCCTTCACAGGGCTTTTCCAGAAAATTAATACAGCGCAGTAAGGTGCTTTTTCCCGAACCAGACGATCCAATAATCGAAATAACGTCACCCGCTTTCGCCTGTAATGAGATCCCTTTGAGCACCTCATGCTGGCCATAACGTTTACGCAGTTCCGTCACCATTAATTTGTTATTCGACATGCTCTTTTTCCTGCGTTTAATGAGATGAACGGGTATAAAGATGACGTAGCCAGTGCCGTTCTGCCTTTCTGAACAGCCCAATTAACACAAACGAGATCGCCAAATAGATGACAGCAGCAATACCGAACGCATAAAACGGCTGGTAGGTTGCTGCGTTTATATCACGGGCAATCTTCAGAATATCCGGTACGGTTACAGTAAAAGCCAGCGCCGTCGAATGCAGCATCAGAATCACTTCATTACTGTAGGCTGGCAGCGCAATACGCAGCGCACTGGGCAAAATAATGCAGCGATACTGCTTAAAACGGGAGAAACCGTATGCTCTGGCAGCTTCAATTTCCCCATGGGGTACAGAACGGATTGCCCCCGCGAAAATCTCTGTGGTGTATGCACAGGTATTGAGCGCCAGCGCTAAAATAGCGCAGTTCAGCCCGCTGCGAAAAAAGGCGTTCAGCAGATCGGTGCCACGAACGATTTCTAAGCTATATACGCCAGAATAGAACACCAGAAGCTGCACATAGAGCGGTGTGCCGCGGA
Proteins encoded in this window:
- a CDS encoding phosphodiesterase yields the protein MKLMFASDIHGSLSATERVLAIFEQSHADWLILLGDFLNHGPRNPLPEKYQPAEVAARLNDYASRIIAVRGNCDSEVDQMLLSFPITAPWQHVLLPQNRLFLTHGHLYHPDNLPPLHAGDVLVYGHTHIPVAEQRGEYYFFNPGSVSLPKGGYPASYGLLEQDKLRVLPLHSGEPIAQVVIRH
- the yfcG gene encoding GSH-dependent disulfide bond oxidoreductase, yielding MIDLYYAPTPNGHKITLFLEEANLPYQLHRVNISKGEQFKSEFLAISPNNKIPAIVDTQPAEGDTPISLFESGAILLYLAEKHGVLLSSSLRERTATLQWLFWQVAGFGPMLGQNHHFNHYAPQPVPYAIERYQQETQRLYRVLDKHLQDSPWLAGENYSIADIATYPWVVPYARQRVDLDDYPAVKAWYTRISDRPATQRAYQLAEL
- a CDS encoding dihydroneopterin triphosphate 2'-epimerase, encoding MPYHHSDAIIRIKNLRLRTFIGIKDEEITNKQDVIINVVIHYPAEQARNSENIADALNYRTITKNIIRHVEDNRFALLEKLTQDVLNIASDHDWITYAEVEIDKPFALRYADSVSMTLRYHKA
- a CDS encoding TIGR01777 family protein; the encoded protein is MQLLITGGTGLIGRHLIQRLQLLSHHITVLTRDPERARGVLGNQVEYWSTLSNITSLNDFDGVINLAGEPIADKRWTPQQKQRLAQSRWSITEQLATLIKASSEPPAVFISGSAVGYYGDQGEALVTEGESPVDEFTHHLCARWEALAQSAESDKTRVCLLRTGIVLSAQGGALAKMLPIFRLGLGGPMGSGKQYMPWIHIDDMVNGIIYLLDQPILRGPFNMVAPYPVHNEQFSAMLAHVLDRPGFLRAPAFAIKLLMGEASTLVLGGQRAIPQRLEAAGFGFRFFELEEALQDATKKLG
- the hisP gene encoding histidine ABC transporter ATP-binding protein HisP; its protein translation is MSNNKLMVTELRKRYGQHEVLKGISLQAKAGDVISIIGSSGSGKSTLLRCINFLEKPCEGAIYVSDQEIRMVRDTDGQLKVFDKKQLQMLRTRLTMVFQHFNLWSFMTALENVMEAPIQVLGLSKAEARERAVFYLNKVGITDSAQQKYPSDLSGGQQQRVSIARALAMEPEVLLFDEPTSALDPELVGEVLRIMQQLAEEGKTMVVVTHEMEFARHVSSHVIFLHQGVIEEEGPPDQLFGSPKSARLQQFLSGALK
- the hisM gene encoding histidine ABC transporter permease HisM — its product is MNEILQQYWQPLLWSDGYRLTGLAMTLWLLISSVVIGGLMALPLAIARVSPRRRFSLPVWLFTYVFRGTPLYVQLLVFYSGVYSLEIVRGTDLLNAFFRSGLNCAILALALNTCAYTTEIFAGAIRSVPHGEIEAARAYGFSRFKQYRCIILPSALRIALPAYSNEVILMLHSTALAFTVTVPDILKIARDINAATYQPFYAFGIAAVIYLAISFVLIGLFRKAERHWLRHLYTRSSH